TGTGTAATTTTATATGCTTCTTCCTCTAATTTGTCGATCTCCGCATAGAGTTCTTCATTCTTATCAATATCAGTGGATTGATCTACTTCTTGCTTGATCTTATCAATCTCAGCTGTAAGGCTTGAGCAGGCTTCAGAAATTATCGCCCTGAATTCGTTTGTTTTGGCGCGGAGGTCATCATTTGACAACGCCTGAAGCTGTGCTCCAAAGGCATTAATATCGTCTACCAGCGGGCGCAATTCTTTCACGTCCCGTTTGGATTTATCCCCGACGAACGCTTTTATAACATTATTTAATAAACTCATGAAATTATCCTTTTCCCCTTCCCTTTCTCAGGCAGTAGTGTGGGCAGGGGTATATTTATCTAAATTCTTTGCCAACCGATATACTGGGTCAAAAGCCATTCCACTTTTGAAAATACCGGATTTTCGTCTTTAAGTATGTCAAAATTACATAAAAAAAAAGCCTCCGAAGAGACTTTTTAACGCTATTTGAATATTCTATTAGTATTCATCTTCATTCCAGAGATAGTCCTCCTCCGTAGGATAATCAGGCCATATCTCTTCAATGCTTTCATAGATTTCTCCCCCTTCTTCTTCCATAGACTGAAGGTTTTCTACTACTTCCAAGGGAGCTCCCGTCCGGATCGCATAATCGATCAATTCGTCTTTAGTGGCCGGCCAGGGCGCGTCGCTCAAATAGGAAGCTAATTCTAAGGTCCAATACATGGTAAAAGTATAATTTGTAATTTTTGCAAAAGTAATTTTTAAACCCAGACTACCAAGTTTTTAGGGCTTTAATTACGAAATTTTTGCAAAAATCCCGGTTTTGCTATTCTCATAACGACGAAATAAGCAAAATATTAGCCTTTTTTTTCAGGTATCCATTTTATTTCTTCTGCCTTTAGTTCATAGGCCAGGGCTCTTGAAAGGACAAATAAGTAATCTGAAAGCCTGTTTATGTAAGATAAGACATCGGGATCAAAGGGTTGATGTTCATTTAAAAGGCAGGCCATACGTTCTGCTCTGCGGCAAACGGTCCTGGCAATATGACAGTATGACACTACCTGATGGCCTCCGGGAAGTATAAAATGGGTCATCGCAGGGAGCGATTCATCCATCCTGTCCATCTCGTCTTCCAGCATCTGGATCTCTTCCTTTCTGATTTTTGGAATGTCGAGTCGTTCTTTCCCGCTTTTCAGCACCGCTTTATCAGGATCGGTGGCCAGGATGGCCCCTATGGTAAAAAGGTCTTTCTGTACCTTCATCAAAGTCTCCTTATGCCTGTTTTTGATATCCTGATCGCGCAAAAGCCCCAACCAGGTATTTAATTCATCTACAGTGCCATAGCTCTCAATGCGAATATGGTGTTTTGGAACACGGGTACCTCCAAACAAGGCAGTTGTTCCCCGGTCTCCTGTTTTTGTATAAATTTTCATAAAGTGATCTTAGGTAGCGTTCCTTAGTCTTTCTTTTTCTTTCGCTCGTATCCCTCCATAAACTTCCTGGATTTGCGATCTTTTGATCTTTTTTTATTGAATACCGAAAGAGCGATATAAATTACGGCCACTAAACCTAAAACATAGAAGATAGTATTATCCATAACCCTTATTTCACTATAAAATTAAGGCATTATATCCTAATGCGGAAATGTTGCTTTTCTTGTTCCCTTCTGAGGAAAAGTATTCCGCCGTAATAGAAATCTATGGAAACAGTCACCCAATCTTTTTTGTATAGTGTCTTCCAGAATTCACTGTTTCTCCTATTGGCATATATGCCTTCGATTAGGATCATACTGCGGTTGTGACAAAGGGGCTTGAGCGATTCAAAATCAACCTTCTCTAACTGATTTTGACGGATGAATACCAGGTCAAAGGGTTCCTTGTTATATCTAAGATCCGGAAACTCTTGCCTGATGCTTTGATAGAATTGCTGTGGCTCAGAGAACAACCCGATAGTATTGTAATTGAAATACGGGATACTTTTACCCAGGATCTCCTGGATTTTCGGTAGCGATGTCGGGCTCTTTTTATAAAGACAACGTGTTAAGTATTCATAAACAAAGGGAGAATGGACTCCGTGGTGGTTGGTGGAACGAATGATAAAAGAAAAATAGGTAAGGATCCGAAACATATGTCCTATTATCATCTTTTTACCGTTGGTGCCTATTGCTCGCTGAGGAGGGAGATTTCATACCAGCGTTCTGTTTTACCCTCAATTTGCTCCTCAACCTGGCTCAGGGATTTTGAAAGGTCTTCGATTTCTTCCGGACTTAAATTTGAATCGAGGAAGGCGTCCTGAAGCTCTTTTTTCTTTGATTCCAATCGCTGAATTTCCCGCTCTAACTGTTTGAATTCCTTTTGCTCCAGATAAGACAGGGAATTCCCGCTTCCCTTTTCTTTCCAGGGTGTTTTCTCCGTCTCCTGATCAGACTTCACTTCCCTGGTTCCATTTCTTTTCTGATGCTCTACACTATCCTCATAAGCCCTGAAATCAGAATAGTTGCCCGGGAAATCTTCAATAACTCCATCTCCCCTGAAAACAAAAAGGTGATCCACGATTTTGTCCATAAAATAACGATCGTGGGAGACTACTACCAGGCAACCGGGATAATCGAGTAGAAAGTCCTCAAGGACATTAAGAGTAACCACATCCAGGTCATTGGTGGGTTCATCGAGAATGAGGAAGTTTGGGTTTTGAATCAGGACCGTACACAAATACAGTCGCTTCCGTTCTCCACCACTGAGCTTCTCTACAAAATCATACTGCTTTTTACGATCAAAGAGGAAACGTTCCAGCAATTGTTGGGCTGAAAGCTGCCTTCCTTTTTTTAAAGGAATGTACTCTCCAAATTCCCTGATCACCTCAATTACTTTCTGTCCGGGCTTCACCGTAATACCCTCCTGTGTGTAATAGCCAAATTTTATGGTTTCCCCGGTTGTAATTTTGCCACCGTCTGCTTGTTCCCTGCCTGTTATCAGGTTGAGAAAGGTGGTCTTACCCGTCCCATTATTTCCAATAATCCCAAGGCGTTCTCCTTTTAAGAAGGAATAGTTGAATTTGTCGAGGATAGGGGTTTGAGGATAGGCTTTTACCACATTGTGAAACTCCAGGATCTTACTGCCAAGGCGTTCCATATTGATCTCCAGTTGCACTATGTGCTCTTTTCTTCTCTGTTGTGCTCTGCTCTTAATCTCGTGAAAGTCGTCAATACGGGATTTAGACTTTGTAGTCCTGGCCTTCGGTTGGCGACGCATCCAATCGAGCTCTTTTTTAAAAAGCTGTTTTGTCTTGTGTAATTCAGATGCGCGTTGCAGTTCGCGGGCCTCTTTTTTTTCAAGGTAGTAACTGTAATTTCCTTTGTATGAATACAGTTGACCCTGATCCAATTCCAAAATTTCATTGCACACCCGCTCCAGAAAATATCGGTCGTGAGTGACCATAAAGAGCGTAATATTTTCTCGTGAAAAATAGCTTTCCAGCCATTCGATCATTTCCAGATCCAGATGGTTGGTAGGTTCATCCAGAATGAGTAAGTCGGGTTTATTTAGCAATGCATTGGCAAGGGCTATTCGCTTTTTTTGCCCCCCGAGAGGGTACCTACTTTAGCATCGAGGTCCTCGAGTTGAAGTTTAAAGAGAATTTGCTTGTATTGGGTTTCAAAATCCCAGGCGTTAAAACGTTCCATCGCTTCGAAGGCCTTCTGATATCGCTTTTCATTTTCGGGATTTTCCAAGGCGTGTTCGTAATTCCTGATAACCTGCAAGACTTCATTATCTGATCGGAATATACATTCTTCAATTGTGATATCGTCATTAAGGTCCGGGTCTTGTTCGAGGTAGGAAATCCTGATGTTATTCCGCAGGGTTACCCTTCCATCATCGGCCTTATCCCTGCCTGCGAGAATATTGAGGATAGAAGTTTTTCCTGTCCCGTTCTGAGCTATAAGGGCTATTTTTTGCTCCTTATTGATTCCGAAAGAAAGATCGGAAAATAGAACCCGTTCCCCATACGATTTTGAAATTCCCTCTACAGATATCAAGTTCATTTTGTCCCAGTTACAATTTTCCTGTTGTGGTAAAGTAAAAATCCATATCGCAGCCCCAGAGTAGCCAGAATTATGGCCAGGATAGGTGAAAAAAGTTGGATTCCCAAAATCCAGATCAATACGGTAATGGCCAGAAAAATTAATAGGCATATCAGGTAGGGAATTCCCCAGTTAGGAAGCCTATCTCCCCGTAAAAGGTAATATAAGGGCACCAGGTTCAGGGGAAAAGCCCAAAACACGTTCAGGTTTAATGCTGTTGCCGTGTGGTCGGTAAAAAACCACAAAAATACAATCAGGCATCCTGTAAGTCCGGTCAGTAGAAATAGAATGATATCCATTACCTTACTGCGGACCTTGTTTCGATAATCGATAAAGGTTATAGTTGCTGTAAAGAGAAATAAAAGACCAAACCAAAACATAGGAGAAGAAGTAAAAAAGCCACCCCTGTTCTGCAATTGATAATCGAGGATAGTCCTCTCTCTTTCCACTAGCGGTTTCTCGTTCAGCAGCGTATTTTCCAGCTGCGCAAAGACGTAATCTGGCAAAAACATGTATTCTTGATAGGCGGCCTCACGGTCAATCACCGCACCCAGGGCGAGATCAATTCCAAAACTCGACCAGGAATTTCGGACTAGTTTTTGCTGAATCAGATCTCTGAAGGTGTAATTCTGATCCTGTAAGTAATTCACATATACGATATCGTTCCCCAGGGCTGCGGATAATACTTCGGGAATCTTTGTGGAACAGTTTTCCAAGAGGAAGTCGTATTTGTAGTCCCTGTTCTGCGGTTTGTAGTTGTTTTCCAGGAAGGAGAAAATCTCATTTTTATCCTGCGCAGATATATCGAGCAGTTGTTCTTTTACCCACCTGTTTTCAAGTTCGTAGGCATAGAGGAAGTTTGCAAACCTTTGCTTGCTCAAAGAATACAACAATTTACCTCTGGCAAACTTGCCGTAGAAATTAGGAGTATTGAAATTGAACGTACCGTAATTATAGATCCAATCGATACCTTTTTCACTATCCTGCACCCTGAAGGCACTATGACCAAAGGAGGAGTATAGCTCTGTTCCGGGGCCACACGTGATCACGCTGATTATTGCTTTTTCAGACAAAGGTTCAGCTTGAGAATACAGTGAGATCCCAACGAAGTAAAATAATAAAAAAATAAAGTGCTTTGGTGTCATTAGGTAAGCGCAGCTTAAGGCAAAGTCGAGTATTACAGCAAATATCTGAATAATTAATGGGACAAAACAGCTTCCTCAAAATTTATACTATTTTTACAGAAAAGTACCTGAGTGAAACGGCATATTCCCAATTTTCTTACGCTTCTAAATGTTTTCGCGGGTTCAGTAGCCGTCATTTTTGCGGCAAAAAACGAATGGGAGACTATGGCTTTTCTGGTCTTGTTGGGCCTGATATTTGATTTCTCAGACGGCCTAGCTGCACGTAAATTAAAGGTCCAAAGTGAGCTGGGATTACAATTGGATTCTCTGGCTGATGTGATCACCTTCGGTCTGGTACCCGGGGTAGTTATGTTTCAATTGCTTAGCCTGAGCCTCGGGGGTGAAGTAGTTTCGGAGCCTGAGACAGGCGAATTTTCGTTTTCGCTGGCGAGCTCTTTACCTTTTTTCGGGTTTGTGATTACGATGTCCTCAGCTTTGCGTCTGGGCCGATTTAATATCGATGAGAATCAGACCACATCCTTTATTGGCCTGCCTACTCCGGCCAATGCCCTGTTGATTGTTTCGTTACCTATGATACTGCTGTTTAACGGCAATGACGCCCTAAATTCTATTATTTTGAATCCCTGGTTTTTGGTAGGGCTCACAGTTGTCAGTTCGGTCTTGCTCAATGCTCAAATCCATTTGTTTTCCCTGAAGTTCAAGAGCCTGGGGTTCAAAGAGAATGCTTTACGTTATGTGTTTATTATCGTGAGTCTGTTCTGTATTGGAACGATGAAATTCCTGGCTGTACCGGCGATTATAGTAATTTACCTGATGAGTTCCTTATTGTTTTTTAAAACGGATTCTTCCTCCGTTGGTAAGGAGGATTAAATTCGAAGTATTTTTGGGGGATTAAGAGAATCAGAATTCAAGTTTCTTCTTGCGAAGTTCAAAATTCTGCCCTAAATAGACTTTTCTCACCATCTCATCTTCGGCCAATAATTCGGGCACGCCCGATTTCAATATGCCGCCTTCAAACATAAGGTAAGACCGCTCTGTGATGGCCAGTGTCTCCTGAACATTGTGATCGGTGATCAGGATACCGATATTCTTGTTTTTCAATTGAGCGACGATTCGCTGTATGTCTTCCACCGCTACGGGATCGACACCGGCGAAAGGTTCATCGAGTAAAATAAACTTGGGGTCTGTAGCCAGGGCCCTCGCAATTTCAGTTCTTCTTCGTTCTCCTCCTGAAAGCAGATCCCCGCGGTTCTTGCGGATATGGCCCAACCCAAATTCTTCAATGAGCTGCTCCATTTTCATGTACTGCTCTTTCTTGCTGAGTTTGGTAAGCTGAAGGACGCTTAAAATGTTCTTTTCGATGCTCAGTTTTCGAAAAACCGAAGCTTCCTGGGCCAGGTATCCTATCCCATTTTGTGCCCTTTTGTACATCGGATACTTCGTGATCTCAGTATCATCGAGAAATATTTTTCCTCCATTGGGTTTGATCAATCCCACTATCATGTAAAAACAGGTCGTCTTTCCGGCTCCGTTGGGACCCAGCAGTCCGACAATCTCACCCTGATTCACTTCAAGGGAAATTCCTTTCACTACTTTTCGGCCGCGGTAGGCCTTCATTATATTTTCTGCTCTGAGCTTCATTTCAAATCAAAACTAAGGTATTCCGAAGGGAGGGGAAAGGAATTAGAATTATTTTAACCTTCCTGGGTTTCCAATAATTCCCAGAATTCATAGGCTCTCCTCAGGTGGGGAATGACAATGGTTCCTCCAACGAGGGTAGCTATCCCCAGGGTCTCCATGACCTCTTCTGTATTCGCCCCTGCTTTCCGGGCACTCTCCAAATGGTATTTTACACAATCATCGCATCGCAATACTGCAGAGGCCACCAGGCCGAGCAATTCTTTGGTCTTTACATCTAGGGCTCCCTCTTTATAGGCATTGGTATCGAGGTTAAAAATCCGCTTGATCAGTTTGTTGTCGGCTCCCAGTAGTTTTTCGTTCATTCTTGAACGATAATCGCGGTATTCTTCAAGTTGATTTGGCATGTTTTTTAGATTTTTTGGCTTCTCGTTTGAGGACGTATCCGGAGATAAAATACTGAGTTGATAGAGGATTAATACAGGCACTGCGACGATAATCTGACTGGCAACATCGGGAGGGGTGATCACAGCCGAAATGATCAATACGATCACCAGGGCTATCTTTCGATACTTTTTCAGGATTTCCGGAGTCACAAGGCCCACTTTTGTGAGGAAAAATATAATAATGGGCAATTCGAAGATTAAACCACAGGCGATCACCGCAGCGCGGACGGTTGAAATATAAGAACTGAGATCGATGTCGTTAAAAACCTCTTCACTTACGGTGTAACTGCCCAGGAAGTTGATCGAAAGCGGGGCAACCACATAGTATCCGAAAAGTACGCCCATAAAAAACAGCAGAGAGGCAACGAAGATAAATCCCCTGGAATTCTTTCTTTCTTTTTCGTAGAGGCCCGGACTAATGAATTTCCACATTTCATAAAGGATATATGGAAAGGCCAGGATAAAACCAGCCCAAATAGAGGTCCAAATATGGGCAGAAAACTGCCCGGCCATAACTCTGCTCTGAACCCGAAACAGGGGTTCAGTGCTGCAAAAAGCCTCGCTGAATCCCAGCATTTTTGACAATTTGCAAAAGACACCGTAAGTAGGGAAATCGGGTTTTTTAGGCCCAAATATAACCGTGTCAAAAATAAAGTCCTTCATAAGGAAGGCCACAATACCTATGATTACGACCGCCAGGGTAGAACGGATCAAATGCCACCGCAGCTCTTCCAAGTGGTCCAGGAAAGACATTTCGTTGGGATCCTTGGTTTTTTCAGCCATTAAAGTATTCCTTCGTTAATTAGGTTGTGCAAGTGAACCACACCCTGGTAAACTCCTTTTTCTGCAACCAGCAGTTGCGAAATGCCATTAGACTGCATTTCGTTTAAGGCTTTAACTGCCAGAACGCCCGGTTCAATTGTTTTGGGATGGGTAGTCATTATGTCTTTGGCCTTAAGACCATTAATGTTCTCGTATTTATTCAGCATTCGCCTGATGTCCCCATCTGTTACCACGCCCACTAGTTTTCCATTTTTGAGAACCGCAGCAACACCCAGCATTTTTTCTGAGATCTCAACGATTACCTCTTTAACGGCAGAATCGGCCTCCACTTTAGGGACCATATTTTTTACGGCTATATCCCCAACTCGCAAATACAACTTTTTACCTAAGGTACCTCCGGGATGAAATTTGGCAAAGTCTTTTGAACTAAAACCCCTAAGTTCCAACAGACAAATAGCAAGGGCATCTCCCATAACCAACTGTGCCGTGGTACTGGTGGTAGGCGCGAGGTTGTTTGGGCAGGCTTCCTTCTCTACATAGGTGTTGAGAACAAAGTCGGATTGTTCAGCCAAAAAGGATTCCGGGTTACCGGTAATGGCGATTAGTTTGTTGCTCCCCGATTTAATCAGGGGTACAAGTAATTTTATTTCTGGAGTGTTGCCACTTTTGGAGATGCATATCACGATATCCTTTTGCTGAATCGTACCCAGATCTCCGTGAATAGCATCAGCTGCGTGCATAAAAATTGCAGGTGTGCCGGTTGAATTCAATGTGGCAACGATCTTTGAGGCGATCAAAGCGCTTTTTCCTATTCCCGTTATAACAACCCTGCCGTCGCCGGTGTAAATAGCATCTATGGCATCCACAAACTGCTGATCGAGAAAAGAGGCCAGGTGCTTAATGGCATCTCCTTCGGTCTGCATTGTTTTTTTCGCCAGTTCCAGAATGCCTTTCCTACGGTTCAATATTTCCTCTGATTAAGGTGATTTGGTATATAGATTTTGTCGTAAAATATAATCGGTTTCTAAAAGAATGTATTATATTTAAGAAAACAAAATTACACAAAGTTATTTACAGGGTATTCTAATACAACCATAAAAATACTACTACAACCCGAAGAACGTTAAAGATTAGAATAAGCTTATTGAAGTGCATGGGAATCTAAATGCCAGTGGGATTAAGTAAACAATTAGGGAATGGTATTGAATGATACGGAGCTGCAGACCTCTCTTAAAAAATATTTCGGATTTTCTTCATTTAAGGGCCTACAGGAACCAGTTATAAAAAATGTTATCGCAGGGAATAATACCTTTGTTATTATGCCCACGGGAGGCGGGAAATCGTTGTGCTATCAACTACCCGCGCTGATTAAAGAGGGAACTGCCATCGTGGTTTCACCTCTGATCGCCTTGATGAAAAATCAGGTAGATGCCCTTAGGGGGATCTCATCAGAAGAAGGAGTGGCACATGTTCTCAACTCCTCCCTGAACAAGTCTGAAGTTAAACAGGTTAAACAAGACATTGTCGATGGGGTCACCAAGTTGCTCTATGTAGCCCCGGAATCCCTGACCAAGGAAGATTATATCGAATTTCTTCAATCCGTAACCCTGTCTTTTGTCGCTATAGACGAGGCACATTGTATTTCGGAATGGGGTCACGATTTCAGACCTGAATACCGAAACCTGAGGTCGATTATAAACCGGCTGGGAGAAAATATACCTATCATAGGTCTCACCGCTACGGCAACTCCCAAGGTACAGGAAGATATCATCAAAAATCTAGACATTCCGGACGCTAAACTTTTTAAAGCTTCCTTTAACCGGCCCAATTTATTC
This DNA window, taken from Muriicola soli, encodes the following:
- a CDS encoding DUF2795 domain-containing protein; protein product: MYWTLELASYLSDAPWPATKDELIDYAIRTGAPLEVVENLQSMEEEGGEIYESIEEIWPDYPTEEDYLWNEDEY
- a CDS encoding cob(I)yrinic acid a,c-diamide adenosyltransferase, whose translation is MKIYTKTGDRGTTALFGGTRVPKHHIRIESYGTVDELNTWLGLLRDQDIKNRHKETLMKVQKDLFTIGAILATDPDKAVLKSGKERLDIPKIRKEEIQMLEDEMDRMDESLPAMTHFILPGGHQVVSYCHIARTVCRRAERMACLLNEHQPFDPDVLSYINRLSDYLFVLSRALAYELKAEEIKWIPEKKG
- a CDS encoding DUF4105 domain-containing protein; this translates as MSEKAIISVITCGPGTELYSSFGHSAFRVQDSEKGIDWIYNYGTFNFNTPNFYGKFARGKLLYSLSKQRFANFLYAYELENRWVKEQLLDISAQDKNEIFSFLENNYKPQNRDYKYDFLLENCSTKIPEVLSAALGNDIVYVNYLQDQNYTFRDLIQQKLVRNSWSSFGIDLALGAVIDREAAYQEYMFLPDYVFAQLENTLLNEKPLVERERTILDYQLQNRGGFFTSSPMFWFGLLFLFTATITFIDYRNKVRSKVMDIILFLLTGLTGCLIVFLWFFTDHTATALNLNVFWAFPLNLVPLYYLLRGDRLPNWGIPYLICLLIFLAITVLIWILGIQLFSPILAIILATLGLRYGFLLYHNRKIVTGTK
- a CDS encoding CDP-alcohol phosphatidyltransferase family protein, which translates into the protein MKRHIPNFLTLLNVFAGSVAVIFAAKNEWETMAFLVLLGLIFDFSDGLAARKLKVQSELGLQLDSLADVITFGLVPGVVMFQLLSLSLGGEVVSEPETGEFSFSLASSLPFFGFVITMSSALRLGRFNIDENQTTSFIGLPTPANALLIVSLPMILLFNGNDALNSIILNPWFLVGLTVVSSVLLNAQIHLFSLKFKSLGFKENALRYVFIIVSLFCIGTMKFLAVPAIIVIYLMSSLLFFKTDSSSVGKED
- the lptB gene encoding LPS export ABC transporter ATP-binding protein; translated protein: MKLRAENIMKAYRGRKVVKGISLEVNQGEIVGLLGPNGAGKTTCFYMIVGLIKPNGGKIFLDDTEITKYPMYKRAQNGIGYLAQEASVFRKLSIEKNILSVLQLTKLSKKEQYMKMEQLIEEFGLGHIRKNRGDLLSGGERRRTEIARALATDPKFILLDEPFAGVDPVAVEDIQRIVAQLKNKNIGILITDHNVQETLAITERSYLMFEGGILKSGVPELLAEDEMVRKVYLGQNFELRKKKLEF
- a CDS encoding carboxymuconolactone decarboxylase family protein; its protein translation is MPNQLEEYRDYRSRMNEKLLGADNKLIKRIFNLDTNAYKEGALDVKTKELLGLVASAVLRCDDCVKYHLESARKAGANTEEVMETLGIATLVGGTIVIPHLRRAYEFWELLETQEG
- a CDS encoding KpsF/GutQ family sugar-phosphate isomerase → MNRRKGILELAKKTMQTEGDAIKHLASFLDQQFVDAIDAIYTGDGRVVITGIGKSALIASKIVATLNSTGTPAIFMHAADAIHGDLGTIQQKDIVICISKSGNTPEIKLLVPLIKSGSNKLIAITGNPESFLAEQSDFVLNTYVEKEACPNNLAPTTSTTAQLVMGDALAICLLELRGFSSKDFAKFHPGGTLGKKLYLRVGDIAVKNMVPKVEADSAVKEVIVEISEKMLGVAAVLKNGKLVGVVTDGDIRRMLNKYENINGLKAKDIMTTHPKTIEPGVLAVKALNEMQSNGISQLLVAEKGVYQGVVHLHNLINEGIL